The window ttcTGTCTACCAGTATTAGATGAGATCCTTAGGATTGCTGAAACAATATAAGTATAAGACATTACAATGATGGAGGTTGGAATGAGGACAACTGGAATGCTAATTACATAAAGCTCCAAATGAACCATGAAAGTGTCAGAACAGGACATTTCTAGTAAAGCAAGAAGATCACAGAATAAATGGTCAATGATATTTGGTCCACAGAAGTTTAGCTTTGCTGTTGTTATGGTGTAAATCAAAGTAACAGAAAATCCAAAGAACCAAGAGATGACGGTCAGTATAACACAATGTCCACTTGTCATGATAGAGGAGTAACGGAGAGGATTACAGATGGCCACATATCTGTCATAAGACATCACAGCTAGGAGAAGACATTCAGATACTTCTGAAacatcaaaaaaataaaactgagtGATACAACCAATAAAAGTCATGGCCCCTCTATTATTCAGTAGGATGTGGAGAAGGTTGGGGACAATATCTGTGGATAACACGATGTCACTGATGGACAGATGTGAGATGAagaagtacattggggtgtggagGTTCTTGCTGTGGACACCAGGGTGATGATCAGGAGATTCCCACAAATTATCAGACAATAAACCACAAAGAACAGACAGAACAGGAAAAGTCTTAACCCTCGACTGACCTGAAATCCTAAGAGAAGGAACTCTGTGACCTCCGTCCGGTTGTTCTCCTGTATGT is drawn from Hyla sarda isolate aHylSar1 chromosome 4, aHylSar1.hap1, whole genome shotgun sequence and contains these coding sequences:
- the LOC130366694 gene encoding LOW QUALITY PROTEIN: olfactory receptor 1009-like (The sequence of the model RefSeq protein was modified relative to this genomic sequence to represent the inferred CDS: inserted 1 base in 1 codon), encoding MGKHGSILSVSISVFQIYIQENNRTEVTEFLLLGFQVSRGLRLFLFCLFFVVYCLIICGNLLIITLVSXSKNLHTPMYFFISHLSISDIVLSTDIVPNLLHILLNNRGAMTFIGCITQFYFFDVSEVSECLLLAVMSYDRYVAICNPLRYSSIMTSGHCVILTVISWFFGFSVTLIYTITTAKLNFCGPNIIDHLFCDLLALLEMSCSDTFMVHLELYVISIPVVLIPTSIIVMSYTYIVSAILRISSNTGRQKAFSTCSSHLIVVSIFYGTLFGVYIVPTKGRTQTMSKILSLLYAVFTPLVNPIIYSLRNKDIKEAVQETIHKREIW